In Odontesthes bonariensis isolate fOdoBon6 chromosome 22, fOdoBon6.hap1, whole genome shotgun sequence, one genomic interval encodes:
- the sigmar1 gene encoding sigma non-opioid intracellular receptor 1 translates to MSFVRAAVKVFGVAAVSVLVLLLLQHWMATKQYVFNKEDIAKLAKQYAGQDHEQAFSKVVVELRKRYPGHILPDEDLRWVFVNAGGWMGSMCVLHASFTEYLILFGTAVDTGGHSGRYWAEISDTIISGTFRQWREGTTKSEMYYPGDTIVHGVGEATSVQWSAGTWMVEYGRGFIPSTLGFALADTLFSTQDFLSLFYTVHVYTKGLLLEASTLLTEAGVF, encoded by the exons ATGTCCTTTGTCAGAGCCGCGGTAAAAGTGTTCGGGGTCGCTGCAGTCAGCGTCCTGGTCCTGCTGCTACTGCAGCACTGGATGGCCACCAAGCAGTACGTTTTTAACAAAGAAGACATCGCTAAGTTGGCCAAACAATACGCAG GACAGGACCATGAGCAAGCCTTCTCCAAAGTGGTGGTGGAGCTCAGGAAGAG GTATCCTGGCCACATCCTGCCAGATGAGGACCTGCGGTGGGTGTTTGTGAACGCTGGAGGCTGGATGGGCTCCATGTGTGTCCTCCATGCCTCTTTCACAGAGTACTTGATACTGTTTGGTACTGCGGTGGACACAGGAGGACACTCCG GCCGTTACTGGGCTGAGATCTCTGACACCATCATCTCTGGCACCTTCAGACAGTGGAGGGAGGGGACTACCAAGAGTGAAATGTACTATCCTG GTGACACCATCGTACATGGAGTAGGGGAAGCTACGTCAGTCCAGTGGAGTGCCGGGACTTGGATGGTGGAGTATGGCCGAGGCTTCATCCCCTCCACGCTGGGCTTTGCTTTAGCAGACACGCTGTTCAGCACCCAGGACTTCCTCAGCTTGTTCTACACCGTACATGTTTACACGAAGGGTCTGCTGCTCGAGGCCAGTACACTACTTACAGAGGCTGGAGTTTTCTGA